A genomic segment from Fibrobacter sp. encodes:
- the wecB gene encoding UDP-N-acetylglucosamine 2-epimerase (non-hydrolyzing): MAKIILVAGARPNFMKIAPVLRAIEKKNSSIQPVLVHTGQHYDHKMSSAFFDELGIREPDYNLEAGSASHAVQTANIMTRFEEVCLKEKPDIVVVVGDVNSTIAAALVAKKLNIGLSHIEAGLRSRDSTMPEEINRIATDAISDLFFTTEPEGTENLLSEGHPENRIHFVGHVMIDNLFYQLQRLSDNTVSESVRRLKDLLPEQYVCMTMHRPSNVDNPEVLRQLMNAVQNISGKVPVIFPCHPRTRKNIAEFNIDIETVSPEKQKKISNGLIMMDPLGYNEFLSLWSGSSVVLTDSGGLQEETTALKIPCVTMRENTERPVTVSTGSNVIAGANPEKITGYVNDALEKRWKECGVPDLWDGRASERIVDVLENYK, encoded by the coding sequence ATGGCAAAAATCATTCTGGTTGCGGGTGCCCGTCCCAATTTCATGAAAATCGCACCTGTATTAAGGGCAATAGAAAAGAAAAATTCATCGATACAACCGGTTCTGGTTCACACCGGGCAGCATTATGATCACAAAATGTCAAGTGCTTTTTTCGATGAGCTTGGAATCCGTGAGCCGGATTATAATCTTGAGGCAGGATCTGCCTCGCATGCGGTTCAGACTGCCAATATAATGACCAGATTTGAAGAGGTCTGTCTTAAAGAGAAACCTGACATAGTCGTGGTAGTCGGTGATGTAAACTCGACAATTGCTGCGGCCCTGGTAGCAAAAAAGCTCAATATCGGCCTGTCACATATCGAAGCCGGACTCCGCTCACGCGACAGTACCATGCCTGAGGAGATAAACAGGATAGCTACAGACGCGATTTCCGATCTCTTTTTTACAACTGAGCCGGAGGGCACAGAAAATCTCCTTTCGGAAGGTCATCCGGAAAACCGTATCCATTTCGTGGGTCATGTGATGATCGACAACCTTTTTTATCAGCTGCAAAGATTATCCGACAATACTGTGAGTGAATCTGTAAGGAGACTCAAAGATCTCCTGCCGGAGCAGTATGTGTGTATGACAATGCACCGCCCCTCAAATGTCGATAATCCTGAGGTACTGCGTCAACTGATGAATGCGGTACAGAATATTTCCGGTAAAGTCCCTGTTATCTTCCCATGTCACCCAAGAACCAGGAAAAACATCGCTGAATTCAATATCGATATTGAGACAGTTTCACCTGAAAAGCAGAAGAAAATATCCAATGGGCTGATCATGATGGATCCTCTGGGTTATAATGAATTTCTTTCTCTCTGGAGTGGCTCAAGCGTGGTTTTAACCGATAGCGGCGGGCTGCAGGAAGAAACTACAGCTCTTAAAATTCCATGTGTCACGATGCGGGAGAATACGGAAAGACCCGTTACAGTAAGTACTGGTTCCAATGTAATTGCAGGTGCAAATCCGGAAAAGATAACAGGGTATGTAAATGATGCACTCGAGAAGAGATGGAAAGAGTGCGGGGTACCGGATTTGTGGGATGGGAGGGCGAGTGAAAGGATTGTTGATGTTTTAGAGAACTACAAATGA
- a CDS encoding type II toxin-antitoxin system VapC family toxin codes for MNICIDTNAYSEFKRGKLEVVSLFEEASNIIVPTIVIGELYAGFYIGTQSSRNIRELQEFLDQVGLELKAPDNEIAERYGIIVSDLKKKGTPIPTNDIWIAATALETGSRLVTYDNHFDLIPGLIILSP; via the coding sequence ATGAATATCTGTATCGATACCAATGCATATTCCGAGTTTAAAAGGGGTAAGTTGGAAGTAGTTTCTCTGTTTGAAGAAGCATCAAATATAATTGTTCCTACGATAGTAATAGGGGAGTTATACGCAGGCTTTTACATTGGAACTCAGTCCAGCCGTAATATCAGGGAACTTCAGGAATTTTTAGATCAGGTTGGGTTAGAACTGAAGGCTCCTGATAACGAAATCGCTGAACGGTACGGAATCATTGTCTCTGATCTTAAAAAGAAGGGTACCCCAATTCCAACAAATGATATCTGGATTGCAGCAACTGCACTTGAGACCGGTTCAAGATTAGTGACTTATGATAATCATTTTGATTTGATCCCAGGGTTGATAATCCTTTCACCCTGA
- a CDS encoding antitoxin produces the protein MSQITLRDIPVEIEQLIRDLARRRGQSINKTVLEFLQKGLGLSGGGKKRRDLSSLAGTWDEREFAEFEENIKIFEQIDSEMWK, from the coding sequence TTGAGTCAGATTACACTCCGGGATATTCCTGTGGAAATTGAACAGCTTATTCGGGATCTTGCCCGAAGAAGGGGCCAGAGCATCAACAAGACAGTTTTAGAATTCCTTCAGAAGGGACTTGGGCTCTCTGGTGGTGGGAAAAAAAGAAGAGATCTCTCATCATTGGCGGGTACCTGGGATGAAAGGGAATTTGCTGAATTCGAGGAGAACATAAAGATATTTGAGCAGATTGACAGTGAGATGTGGAAATAA